Part of the Polyangiaceae bacterium genome, TACTGCTATCCGGCGACCTGCAACAACTGTTGCCCCAGCGTGATCGACGGCGGCAGCGGCGGCACCGGTGGCGGCGGCATCGGCGGGGGCAGCAGCGACGGCGGGCCGCAGCAGTGTGGCTTCCAGACCTGCGGTCCGAGCCAGAGCTGCTGCAGCCTGGGCAGCATCCAGTACTGCTACCAGACGTCTTGCACTTTCTGTTGTCAGGGCGGGTTCGACGGCGGCTTCGGCGGCTTCGGTGGCGGCACCGACTCCGGCTTCGGCGGCTTCGGCAACTTCGGCGGCTTCGGCGGCGGCACCGACTCCGGCTTCGGCGGCTTCGGTAACTTCGGCGGCTTCGGCGGCGGGACCGACGCCAGCTTCGGCGGCTTCGGTAACTTCGGCGGTGGACCGCCCGGCGACGGCGGCACCGCCTGCGGCGCCATGGCCTGCAGCAACGGCTTCACCTGCTGCAAGAACCAGTACTGCTACCCGTCGGCGTGTTTGGCCTGCTGCCCGCCCTGATCACTTCGGCAGCCGGAGCACGCTGCCGCTGCCGCCGTCGGTCCAGTACACGAAGCCGGCGTCCAGGCGGATCTGCCCGATGCCGCTCACGCTGCGGAGCTTGAGCGGCTTTCCGCCCGCGACGGGCACGCGGTAGAGCAGCGTGCCCTCCGAGTAGTAGACGTGCGCGCCGTCCGTCGCGACGTTGTAGACCCCGCCGATCACGCTCGCGAGCTGCGTCGGCGCACCACCCGACTTGGCCACCTTCCAGAGCCCGTTGTCGTCGCCGTAGTAGAGCGAGCTTGCGTCGGCGTCCACGTCGTTCGGGAACGACGCGCTGGCGAGCACCGACGGGGCGCCGCCTGCGAGCGGCATGCGCATCACGTTGCCGTCCGACCAGCTGCCCCAGTAGGCGTTGCCGGCGTCGATCACCAGCGTGAGGCTGCTGGGGGTCGAGGCAGTGCCCAAGACCTGTGTGGTGCCGCCGGCGACGGGCGTGGCCCGAAGCGCGTCCGCGCCCAGCCAGTAGAGCGTGGCTCCGCTGACCGCGAGACCGGCCGTCGTGCCGGAGCTCGGCACGTCCGCGAGCTTGGTCTTGGCGCCGCCCGACTGCGGGATCTTCCAGACCGATTCGTCCCAGTCGCTCGCCCAGTAGACCTGAGTCGCGTCCACCGCGATGCCCCAGGGCGAAGAGGTGTCGCTCGCCAGGATCTTCGGGCTGCCGCCGGTCTTCGGCGCCGTGCCGATCTGATCCAAGTAGGTGTCGGTCCAGAACACCGCGCTCTCGCCGAGGGCCAGGCCCGTCGGGCTGGCGTTCGGGTCGCTGTACACGACGCTGGGCTCGCACTCGCCGCTCACGCAGGCTTGCCCGCCGCAGTCGTGGCCGCAGGCGCCGCAGTTCTTCGCATCGCTGCCGACGGCGGTCTCGCATCCGGGAGCGGCATCGCAGTCGTCGAAGCCCTCGGCGCACTCGCTCTTGCATGCCCCGGCACTGCAACTGCCCTTGGTGTTCGGACCGTCGCCGCTGCACTTCACGCCGCAGGCGCCGCAGCTGTCGGCGCTTGTCAGCGCGGCCTCGCAGCCGTTCTTCGCGTCGCCGTCGCAGTCGCCCCAGGCAGGCAGGCAGGCGATGACGCAGGCGCCGGCTTCGCACTGCGCCGACGAGTGCGAGAGCTTGCAGACGTTGCCGCAGGCGCCGCAGTTGAAGGCGTCGGCGCTGGTGCTGGTCTCGCAGCCGTTCGCCGCGTCCCCGTCGCAGTCGGCCCAGCCGGCGTTGCAAGCGCCGGGCGTCGCGCCGGAGCCGCCGCTCGCCGGCGGCCCACCCGCGGCCCCGCCGCTCGCGGGAGCCCCTCCGCTCGCGTCAGTGCCGAGATCACTGCCGGGCTCCGCACACGCAACGACCAGACTGGCGGCACCAGTCACCAAGAAGAACGACGTCCACTTCGCTCGCGACATGCCGGACCCTCAGCAAGCACTGGGCCAAGCGGAAACCTGCGCGCTTTCGCGATCCGCGAGGGTGGCGCGAGCCGTCGCCCGCGCGATTGCGCAGATCTGCGCGCCGGGGAGCTCAGAAGCCGACGACGTAGCCGAGGGACGGCTCGATGACCTGGCCAGAGGTCGGCATGGTCTGCATCACGCCGAGCTCGACCTTGACGCCGCTGTCCGGCGTCACCGCGAACACCGCGCCGCCGTGTACGCCGACGAAGCCCTTGCCGAGCTTCTTGTACACGTCGAGCTCGAGCGGAGCCGCGGCGACCTGCCGCTTCTTGCAGGAGTCGTAGTAGGCGGCGTCCTGAGCGAAGCTGGCGCCGGGTTGGCTCGGCGCGCCGCCCGGGACCCCCGCGCAGTCGCCCACCGTCACCGGCAGCTTGGCGTCCACCTGGGCGGCTCCGCCGCCGACGCCGACGTAAGGGCGGATGGTCCCGGTGCCGCCACCGATCCAATACGAGAGGCGTCCCTCGGCGTGGAACGGCAGGAACTTCACGTCCCGGTCCTTGCCCGAGGGCGGGCCGCCGCCGAAGGCGTAGCCGGCGCGCACCCCGACGCTGAAGCCCGAGCCGACCATCTGGTCGAACGACACCAGCACGCGGGCGGTCGCCGGCGCCAGGCCCGTGGAGATGTCGTTGGCGTAGCGGGGCTGCGGCTCGAAGCGGTACTGGTCCTCGGTGTCCTTGTAGAAGCAGGCGTAGCCGTTGTTCAGCTGGCTGTCCCGCGAGCACACGGCGGTGCCGCCAGCCAGGGCCAGATCGTAGGCGAAGTGCAGGCCGATCCAGCTGTTCTTGCCGGGGCGCGCCGGCGCCTTCTTGCTCCGGCAGCTGCCCTCCACGCACGACAGGCCCATGTCGCAGTCGTCGGTGGATTCACAGCTCGGCGCCTCCTCCTCCTCCGACTCGGCCGAGGCGCGCGGGCAGCGTCGCGGCGGGTCTTTGCCGGGGAAGGCCGGCGGCTCCTCGTCGCTGTCGCGTACGAGGCTCACCTTGTTGGGGTCGGCCTTCTTGCCATAGCTGCCGGCCGGATCGCCGTTCTCGTCCCAGGCGCGCACGTAGAAGCGGAGCGTGCCCTTCTTCTGCACCGCCTCGCAGGGGATGGTGGTCTGGAAGGCGTCGCCGCGCTTCTTCATCTTCAGGCTCTTCCAGCCGCCGCTGCCGGCCTTGTACCGGAGCTCCAGCCGCTTCGCGCCAGCGGCGCTGCACGACACCGGGATCGGGTGCCGCAGCTGCACCTCGCTGACCTTCGGCAGACACGCGAGCGGTCCGCCGCTGGTCTCGCCCTCGTCGCCGCCGACCGGGACGTCCGCGCCGCTGCTGCCCTTGGCGCGGCGCGCCGCAGCGAAGGTCTTCTTGGTCTCCGGCGTGGCGATGGCGTCGTCGAGCGCGATCTTCGGATCTGCGCCCAGCGCGTTCAGGAACGCCTCGTTCGCCCCCTTCTGGTTGTTCTTGCCGCTGCCGCGCACGACGCCCACGTACATCCACGCCTTGGCTATGGTGGACGCGCTGCACTGCCCGCCGCAGGCGCGGATGGCGTCGAGCAGGAGCGCCTCGGCGTTGTCGAACTTGGTGACGACGTAGTGCTCGTTGATGGCTCGATCGATCTTCTTCTTCGCGGCGGCGTCCCCGGGCGCCGCCGACGCCACGGCCGAGACGGCCGCGCAGAGCGCGACGACGAGCAGGGAGAGTGACGCTCGGCGGTGCATGGCAGAAGGCACGATCGTCGTACCACGAAGCACCGCGTCGAGGTACATTCCCCGGGTGTTCGGTAAGTGGCTCGCCAAAGCTCGCGCCGAGACGGCCGAGAGTCCGCTGGCCAAGGCCATCCGCGCGCACATGCCCGGAGCGGACGAAGAGAGCGTGCGGGTGGTCACCGCCATCGCCGGGCTCCTCGCGGCGGTGGCCTACGCGGACCGCGACTACTCGGACGTCGAGGAGCGCCGCGTGCGCGAGGAGCTGCATCGCGTGCACGGCATGACCGAGATGGGCGTGGACGCCATCGCGGACGCGCTCCGGCGCGACATCGTCGGCCTCACCACCGTGGAGCTGCCCCGCTCCGCGCGCACCATGGTCGAGCTGGCCGACGAGGAGCTCCGGCTGGAGGTGCTGGAGGTCCTGGTGGACGTGGCCGCCGCGGACGGTGACATCTCCCACGCCGAGACCACGCTGCTCCGGCAGCTCACGACCTCCCTCGGCCTGACCCAGGACGACTACAACCGCGCGCAGGCCAAGCACCGCGACAAGCTGAGCGTCCTCCGGGGCTGAATCGCGCAACGCGTGCGGCGAACGAGCCGCGCACGCGAGCTTCGCGCCGGAGCTGGCACACGCTGGCACGGAGTCGCTGGCACGGAGCTTGCTGACCTGCACCCGGAGGCTCGTCATGCAGACCCGCTGGCTTCTTCTTCTGGGCGCGCTGATCGCTGGGGTGTTCTTCGGTTGCGGCGACGGCGAAGAGGTGGACGCCGCGGGCTACTTCGACTCCGACGTGCCGGGCTTCGGCACGCCGGGCAGCGGCGCGGGCGGGTTGAACGGTGCGGGCGGTGCGGCTGGCGCGTCCGCCACGGGCGGCAGCGGTGGCGGCGGCGGCGCCGGTGGCGCCGGTGGCGCCGAGAAAGCCATCGAAGAGGCCGACATCATCCAGCTCCAGGGCAACCGGCTGTACGCCCTGTCCAAGTACGGCGGCCTCAGCGTCGTCGACGTGTCGGTCAAGGACCAGCTGAAGCTGCTCGGCCGCCACGAGCTCAGCGGCGAGCCCTTCGAGATGTACGTCAAGGAAGGCATCGCCTTCGCCATGTATTCCTCGTGGGGCCACTACGTCGGCTCCGGCGCGAGCACCCAGTGGGTGCAGTCGAGCGCCGTGGTGGCGCTGGACGTGAAGGACCCGAAGAAGATCGTCAAGCTCGGCGAGTTCCTGCTGCCGGGCGAGATCAGCGATTCGCGCATCGTGGGCGACGTGCTCTACGTGGTCGCATACGAGAACGGCTCGTGCTGGAACTGTGCTTCGAACGAGCGCACCAACGTCGTCTCGCTGAACGTGAAGGTCCCGAGCAAGGTCGCCAAGGTGGACGAGCTCGCCTTCGGTGGTCCCTCCGGATACTACGGCTGGGGCAAGCGCAGCGTGATGGTCACCCAGGACCGCATGTTCATCGGCGGGCGTGATCCTTCCGGCGCCCAGGGCTCGACCATCCAGATCGTGGACATCACGGATCCGACCGGGAAGCTGGTGAAAGGCGCCAGCGTGCCCGCCGCCGGCAGCATCGAGAGCCGCTGGCAGATGGATGAGAAGGACGGCGTCTTGCGGCTGATCAGCCAGCCCGGCTGGTGGGCCACCGGCGATCCGCCCATCGTGCAGACCTTCGAGGTCGTCTCGTCGCAGGAGATCAAGCCGCTCGCCAGCCTGCCGATGGTGCTGCCGGAGCCGGAGCGCCTGCGCAGCGTGCGCTTCGACGGCACGCGCGGCTATGCCATCACGTTCCGGCAGACCGATCCGCTCTTCGTCATCGATCTGAGCGTGCCGAGCGCGCCCAAGCAGGTCGGCGAGCTCGAGATCCCCGGCTGGGTCTACCACATGGAACCCCGCGGGGACCGGCTCCTGGCGCTGGGCTTCGATCAGGGCAACCAGGAAGGCTCGCTCAACGTCTCGCTGTTCGACGTCGCGGACATGACGGCGCCCAAGTTGATGGACCGCGTGAGCTTCGGCGGGGACTGGGGTGACTTCGCCGAGGACCAGGACCGCATCCACAAGGCCTTCACCATCCTCGACACGCTGGGCCTGATCTTCGTGCCGTACAGCGGCTGGACGTACTCGAAGAACGACTACTACGGCTGCGGGACCTGGCAGAGCGGCATCCAGATCGTGAACTTCACCAAGGACGACCTGGTGAAGCGCGGAGCCGCGCCCTCGCGCGGCACGGCACGGCGCGCCTTCTTGCACGACACGCGACTGTTCGCGGTCTCGGACGTCGCCGTCGAGACCTTCGACATCTCGAACCAGGACGCACCGGCGGCGAAGGCCAACCTGGCCCTGGCCACGGTGGTCTCGAAGGTGATCGCGGTCGGCGACAAGGTCGCCCGGGTCGGCTCCGACTGGTACACCTCGCGCACGGTGCTGGACGTCGTCCCGCTGGGGGCCATCGACGAGCCGGGCGGAAGCGCCGTCGATCTGGAGGCGGCGCTGGGCTCCGCGGAGGAGTCGAAGTGTTGGTACGGCTACTGGGGCCCGGGCAAGATCGAGCTCTACGCGAACGGCAGCCACGTCTACGTGGTCGCGGGCTACGACGAGCGCCGCATCGCGGTGTTCGACGTGTCGAGCGGGGTGCCGGTCCTACAGAGCAAGCTGGTCATCCCCGCCCTCGACTCGAGCTCACCCTACGGCCCGTACTATGGCTACTACGGCTCGGGCATCATCCCGGACGCCGGCGAGGCCACGGTCCAGCTCGGTAGCGCGCTGGTCAGCCTGCGCTTCGCGTCGGAGTGGCTGCCGTCGAGCAAGACCCCGAAGGTCTCGATCGCGCTCGACGTGGTCGATCTCTCGAATCCCAAGAGCCCGAAGCGCACCAGCGTGCCGGTGCCGAGCGTGCTCGGCGCGACCAGCCTGGTCGCCGCGGGCGGCGACGCGCTGTTCAGTCACTGGGCGCCTTCGCCGACCGACCCCAACAAGGTGCGCTTCTACGTCGATCGCGTGGATCTGGCGAACCCCAGCGCCCCGAAGCTCTCGAGCACGAACGTGCCCGGCTCGTTGCTCGCGACCGACAGCTCGGGCAAGCGCGCGCTGACGGTCACCTACGCCAAGGTGGTCGAGCAGCTGCCGCCCAGCGCCTGCTACGACAAGTGGAGCAACCTCGCGGAGTACGAGTACGACCCGGAGAGTTGGGAGAGCGGGACCTGCACCGGCTACAAGCGAGCGCTGTCGCTGGTGCAGCTGGGCGGAGCCACGGCCAGCGTGCTGGACGGTCTGGCGCTGCCGGGCGACCTCGAGCTCCACCGCTTCGCGCTCGGCACCGACCGCGTCTTCGTGGGCGCGCAGCCGTTCTGCTCCGGCTGCTATGGGTCCGAGCCCTCCCAGGTCCTGGTGCTGAGCGGCTTCGGCGCGGGCAAGATCCAGCTCGCGGGCGTGACGCTGCCGGAAGACGAGCCGTACTCCTTCCTGGACACGCTCATCGCCGACGGCACGCGCGCGGTCGCCATCAGCGGCTACCCGCGCAGGGTTCGGGTCGTGGACGCGAAGAACGCCGCGGCGCCGAGCTTCGCCACGGTCGCGACCCTCGAAGAGCAGTACTACTACTACGGCTACGAGGCCCAGGTGATCGGCGACACGCTGGTCCTGCCCCAGGGGCCGTACGGCGTGGAGCTGGTGGACCTCACGCCCTGAGGCCGATCCAGTCCCGCTCGGTAGTTCTTCATCCGCGGGCCGCGGACTCCGTTGGATGAAACCGGACCGCGCCGGGTAGGCTTTGGCGGTCGGTCGGCACCGAGGTCGGCGAGACTATGGTGCGTTCGAGCCCGTTCGGTAGTTGGACCCGGAGCCCCGCGAGCACCCCGTATTGTCGCCAAAGGGTCGCAAGACCCCGGAGCACGCCTAGTAGTCGGGCCGGACAGAGGTTGAGAAGCGACGCGTTCTCGAAGAGTTGAGGACGGTCACGGGTACGGCGCGCGAGCAGGCGCAAATTCGCACTCGAGGTCAGGACGGGCCGGCGCTGGAGGTCGGGGCGTGGCTCTCGGGTGGCGCCGGGCGTTGGTGAAGCGCTGGCGGCGTCGGCGCAGTGGTCGAGCGCACGACGCAGAGCTCGATGACCGCGAGTGCGGCACTGCGTGCAGCTGCCTGGAGGGAGCGCCATCGGACTCGAGCTCGACGCGCAGCTTCCGGACCCACGGCGCTGCCGCTGACAAAGACCACCAAGGGCATCCCGTGCACGCCCGTTTGTTTGCGGGCGTGCGAGCAGCGTTTCAGCGTACGGTGACCTGAAGGAAAGAGCATCGAGACGTCGATTTCTCTTGACGCATTCTCGAGCGACGCGCGTTCGCGTTCGACGACCACGCGGGTGAGGGCCTCTCGCTCGCGCGTGGTGACGCGCTCGTGCGCGTTCGTGCGCGCGACGACGCGCGACGCGTTCAGATGCCCGAAACGCGCTCAGCGTGTCAGCAGCGAGCTCGAAAAATCGCGTGATATGCCAGAAAGCATGAACGCTCTCTCTTCGGTCTCCGACCACGAGCTCCGCGAGCGACTTTCGGCCGCCGTGAGCTCGGAGCGGTCGGCGTGCGCCAACGTCATCTTCCACCTGGCAGAGCTCGACCGCCGCAGGCTGTGTTGTTCCCGTTCCACGCCACACCACCGACAGCGATTCCGCGACTGCGGCAGACCGGAAGCGAGTTCCTCCGGCTCGGCCGGACTGTCTATTTCGATGCGTGTTCCTCCCTCTTCGCCTACTGCACCGAGCGCCTCGGCTATTCCGAGGACAGCGCGACCAAGCGTGTGCGTGTGGCCCGCCTGGCCCAGCAGTTCCCCCAGGTGCTCGATGACCTCGCCAGCGGCGAGCTCCACCTGACGGGGCTGTTCCTGCTCTCCGGCCACCTGACGGACGACAACGCCGAGCAGCTCCTCGCCGAGGCGCGAGGGAAGTCCAAGCGACAGCTCGAGGAGCTGCTCGCCCGCTGGTTCCCGCGGCCGGCCGTGCCGCCGACCATCACCCCGGTCACGCCCGAGCCGGTACAAGGGCAGTTGTCCACATGGTCCGGGGCAGGTACCCCGGCCCCGCCGGCCCAGGCGCCTCGCCCTCGCGTCGAGCCGCTCTCGCCGGAGAGCGTTCGCGTGGAATTCAGCGCCCACGCTGCGTTCCGCGACAAGCTCGAGCAGGCCCGGGCGCTGCTCAGCCACACGGTGCCCAGCGGCGACCTCGCGACGATCCTCGAGCGCGCGCTGGACCTGCTCATCGAGCGGGAGACGAAGCGCCGCGCCGGCGCGGGCAAGCCCCGCAAGCGCCGCGAGACGAAGCCGGGCTCGCGGCACGTTCCGGTGGAAGTCCAGCGAGCGGTCAGGGAGCGGGACGGCGACCAGTGCACCTTCACCGACGCCGAAGGGCGGCGGTGTTCGGCGACGCGCTTCTTGACCATCGAGCACATCGACCCGTTCGCGAAGGGCGGGCCCACGACGGTGGACAACTGCTGCTTGCTTTGCAGACCTCACAACGCCCACCGAGCGCGCCAGGTCTTCGGTGAGGACCACATCCAGAACGAGATCTCGGAGGCGCGAGCGAGGCGAAGACAGAGCACGCCACCGGCGCCACCAGCGCCGACGCCCGCGCCCGAGGGCGGCGTGTCCGAAAAGGTGCTCGGAGCGCTGGTTCGGATGGGGTTCAAGCGAGCGGACGCGCGGCGAGCCGTCGAGCAAGCGCGCCTCTGCGAGGTGGAGCCGCTGCTCGAGCCGATGCTTCGCGCGACGCTCGCCATTCTCACACCGTGAGACGGTTCGGGCACACCCCACGTCGAATGGGGTGTGCACGGATTGCCCTTGGTGGTCATTGTCAGCGGCAGCGCCGTGGGCACGCATGCGGACGAAGGAAAGGAGCTCATCTGTGCCTCGAACAGGTCGCACTCAACGCAGAGTCATCGGCATGCTCGTCAAACGCTTCGGCGACGCGCGCCTCGACGAGGTCCGCGACCCGCGCAACCCACGCGGGCGTCGCTGGGATCTCGGCAGTTTGCTCGCC contains:
- a CDS encoding TerB family tellurite resistance protein, with the protein product MFGKWLAKARAETAESPLAKAIRAHMPGADEESVRVVTAIAGLLAAVAYADRDYSDVEERRVREELHRVHGMTEMGVDAIADALRRDIVGLTTVELPRSARTMVELADEELRLEVLEVLVDVAAADGDISHAETTLLRQLTTSLGLTQDDYNRAQAKHRDKLSVLRG
- a CDS encoding beta-propeller domain-containing protein yields the protein MQTRWLLLLGALIAGVFFGCGDGEEVDAAGYFDSDVPGFGTPGSGAGGLNGAGGAAGASATGGSGGGGGAGGAGGAEKAIEEADIIQLQGNRLYALSKYGGLSVVDVSVKDQLKLLGRHELSGEPFEMYVKEGIAFAMYSSWGHYVGSGASTQWVQSSAVVALDVKDPKKIVKLGEFLLPGEISDSRIVGDVLYVVAYENGSCWNCASNERTNVVSLNVKVPSKVAKVDELAFGGPSGYYGWGKRSVMVTQDRMFIGGRDPSGAQGSTIQIVDITDPTGKLVKGASVPAAGSIESRWQMDEKDGVLRLISQPGWWATGDPPIVQTFEVVSSQEIKPLASLPMVLPEPERLRSVRFDGTRGYAITFRQTDPLFVIDLSVPSAPKQVGELEIPGWVYHMEPRGDRLLALGFDQGNQEGSLNVSLFDVADMTAPKLMDRVSFGGDWGDFAEDQDRIHKAFTILDTLGLIFVPYSGWTYSKNDYYGCGTWQSGIQIVNFTKDDLVKRGAAPSRGTARRAFLHDTRLFAVSDVAVETFDISNQDAPAAKANLALATVVSKVIAVGDKVARVGSDWYTSRTVLDVVPLGAIDEPGGSAVDLEAALGSAEESKCWYGYWGPGKIELYANGSHVYVVAGYDERRIAVFDVSSGVPVLQSKLVIPALDSSSPYGPYYGYYGSGIIPDAGEATVQLGSALVSLRFASEWLPSSKTPKVSIALDVVDLSNPKSPKRTSVPVPSVLGATSLVAAGGDALFSHWAPSPTDPNKVRFYVDRVDLANPSAPKLSSTNVPGSLLATDSSGKRALTVTYAKVVEQLPPSACYDKWSNLAEYEYDPESWESGTCTGYKRALSLVQLGGATASVLDGLALPGDLELHRFALGTDRVFVGAQPFCSGCYGSEPSQVLVLSGFGAGKIQLAGVTLPEDEPYSFLDTLIADGTRAVAISGYPRRVRVVDAKNAAAPSFATVATLEEQYYYYGYEAQVIGDTLVLPQGPYGVELVDLTP
- a CDS encoding HNH endonuclease: MFPFHATPPTAIPRLRQTGSEFLRLGRTVYFDACSSLFAYCTERLGYSEDSATKRVRVARLAQQFPQVLDDLASGELHLTGLFLLSGHLTDDNAEQLLAEARGKSKRQLEELLARWFPRPAVPPTITPVTPEPVQGQLSTWSGAGTPAPPAQAPRPRVEPLSPESVRVEFSAHAAFRDKLEQARALLSHTVPSGDLATILERALDLLIERETKRRAGAGKPRKRRETKPGSRHVPVEVQRAVRERDGDQCTFTDAEGRRCSATRFLTIEHIDPFAKGGPTTVDNCCLLCRPHNAHRARQVFGEDHIQNEISEARARRRQSTPPAPPAPTPAPEGGVSEKVLGALVRMGFKRADARRAVEQARLCEVEPLLEPMLRATLAILTP